The Pseudanabaena sp. BC1403 nucleotide sequence TCAACACGCATTCCCTCCAGTGCTTCACCTTTAGGCTTTTCGAGGAAATTAATCACTTTGCCAGTGCTATCGGTTTTGAGCAAGCCAAAAGCTGATGCTTTTTTCTGATCGACAGGCAATACGGATAGGGTAATATCTGCTCCAGTTTCGCGGTGATGTTGGACGAATTTTTCGTAGTCCATGTTGTAAAGATGATCGCCAGATAGGATCAAGTATTCACTGACATCCCAAGATTCTAAAAGCCATGCATAGCGGCGAACTGCATCGGCTGTGCCTTGAAACCAGTCTGGACTATCAGGGGTCTGCTGGGCTGCTAAAATTTCCACAAAACCATCAGAATAGGAGGCAGGTCGATAGGCTTGATTGACATGTCGATTAAGCGATGCGGAGTTAAACTGTGTCAGGATATAAATTTTTTCAATGCCTGAGTTAATGCAGTTACTCACAGGAATGTCGATCAGTCGATATTTGCCTGCTACGGGGACGGCGGGCTTAGCGCGTGTCTTAGTGAGGGGATATAGTCGGCTTCCCTGTCCACCGCCCAGAATGATAGCCAGTACGTTTTTCATAAATTCTTCGGATTATCTTGGCTTTTTTATTTGCATATTTTTTCTGAATGCAAACATTGTCTATCTTTGCGGGGATCGTTGCAAGTAATGTGAGAACACAAAATCAGAAAGTCAAACCCAAGAAAGGAGTGGCGGTGCTTTGCGCTGCTACTACTTTCTTGGGTTTGAAAGTATTTCGCTGCATAAAAATTTATTTTTGCTAGGAACAATATGAGCAATAACTATGTCTAGCAGGGTTAAGTTTAAGCCTAAATTGCGATTAGGGAGATTTTATAATGCTTGGGAACAAAACGCTGGCTAATTCATGTTTCGCTTTATTTAGTTTGGGCGCGATCGCTATCTCTGTCATCTCTTCACCACAGATAGCTAGAGCCTCAGAGCAACCGAGTTTGGATAGCCTCGTTCAACAAGCAGCTTCCAAAGATCAAGTAACATCGCAGCAGGCGATCGCGAAGTTACGCGAATTTAAAAATGTGGGTGTAGATGCATTTTGGAATGCTTATCAAAAAGATTTACCTAATAATTCACAATTACGGGCAACTTTAGACGCAATTTGCCAGCAAAAGGACTGTGATGCATCGCGGTTGTATTGGTACAAAGATTTAGAAGCTGCTAAGACTGCATCAAAAGAATCTGGCAAACCGATTTTGTCTTTGCGCCTGCTTGGCAATCTCAATGATGAGCTGAGTTGTGCTAATAGCCGATTTTTCCGCACGGCTCTTTATCCTAATGCGGGAGTATCGCAATTGTTACGCGATCGCTTTATTTTGCATTGGCAATCAGAGCGTCCAGTGCCTAAGGTAACGATTGATTTTGGGGATGGTCGTAAGCTGGAGCAAACCCTTACAGGTAACAGCATTCACTATGTTCTGGATAGTGATGGTCGTCCAATTGATGCCATCCCAGGTTTGTACAGCCCACAAGCATTTATGGAAAATCTTAAAGATGCTGAAGGGGCAGAGAAACTGCTTAACAATACCAATGATGTAAAGTTGCGTCGCGAAGTTTTGGTGAAATATCATCGCGATCGCTTAGCCAAAATCGAAAGAAACTGGCAATCAGATCTCAAGCGCTTAAACTTACCTGCACAACGGTTACTTGAACCTATAGCGATACGGACTCCCGCAAATGTTGATGCAACGATTGCAAGTCGTTTGACTTTTGGCAAAATGGCAGTCGAGATGCCAACCCTAACTCGCACACCTAGTGCGCCTATCTCTGAAGTTATTCCACCTTCGCCATTTGCTAAGCTCAGTGATGCCAATTGGGCAAGATTAGCAAGGCTTTTTCAAAATCGGGTATATCTCGATCAAGGCAGTCTAAAGCTAATGGAACGTAAGTTGTCGCCGAGTGCATCGATGACAACAGTGGTCAATAGTTTTGAAAGAGCGATCGCGCAAGATACGGTTCGTAACGAATATGTATTTCATGCGCAGATTCACAGTTGGTTTGCTAATGGTGAATTTATTGGAAATGAAAATCTCAACGGCAATTCGCTGGCTCTAAACTCCCTTAATCGTCGAGTTTATGATCAATTGTTTCTGACACCTGCTAGTGATCCTTGGTTGGGTTTAGTAAATGAGAACGTATATACGGGAATCAGTAAAGTAAATTAATATAAAGTGGCGCTAGCGCCACTTTATATTAATTTGAGGGGATTTTTATGGCAAATCGAAATATTCGCGATCGCATTTATCAATTTAATCTCAATCAACCGCGAGATCCTGATTTGCTTAAAGCGAAATATGAGTATATGCGTGAAGACAAAGAAAATCCCTTTATCTTTTTTCGATCTACCTGTCATCTTTTTTATGAGGATTTACCAATTAAGTCATGGTTTAGAAAGGCTCCTCTTGTCTGGATTTGTGGCGATCTGCATGTAGAGAATTTTGGGAATTATAAAGCGGATAATCGTCACGTTTATTTTGATATCAATGATTTTGATGAAGCTGTACTTGCTCCCTGTACTTGGGAAATTGCGCGTTTGTTGACTAGCATTTTTGTGTCTACTGAAACCTATTCGGTTGGTTTACAAGTTGCAGAAAAACTCTGCCAGAAATTCCTCAATTCATATATTCAGACCATCTCTGAGGGCAAAGCTTATTGGATGGGTGAAGATATGGCTCCTCCTGTGATCGAAGATTTGCTAGCGCGCAAAAATCAGGTCAAGCGCAGAGAGCTATTAGAGGAACGTACTGTTTTAGATAAAGAAACGCAAAAGCGATCGCTAAAAATTGATTTCAAAAAGGCGAAACCGATATCTGATCAGCAAAAACAGAAAGTGATAAGTTTTATGGAAGTCTTTGCCGCTGAACAGCCAAACCCTAAGTTCTTTAAATTATTGGATGTAGCGCAACGCATTGCTGGCAAGGGAAGTTTAGGGATTGAGCGTTATGTTTTGTTGGTGGAAGGTAAAGGTTCCCCCGATGGTAATTATCTCCTCGATCTTAAAAGGGCTCTACCTTCATCACTTGCAGCCTATAACGAATGGGCGCAACCAAAATGGGAAAGTGAAGGCGATCGCATTGTTTCAATTCAAAAGCGATTACAAGCAATTCCTATTGCTTTTCTGCATTCTGTGACTATTGGTAAAGATTCATTTGTGTTGAGAGGACTTCAGTCAACTCAAAGTCCAACTGACCATTTAAAGATCGAGAAATGGGATGATAAATTGCCACATTCTGAAGTGTTAATGCAATCATTGGGTCAAGTGGTAGCTTGGTCGCATTTACGTAGTAGTGGTAGACAAGGCTCTGCGATCGTTGATCAGTTAATTGATTTTGCGAGTAAAACCAAATGGAAAACTGAGGTGATGGAATATGCTAAAGCATATAGCCAGCAGGTAAGGCTTGACTGGAAGGAGTTTTGTCAATATTTATGATTTAAGAATTACGGATGATAATTAATTGCTAAGGATTTTGACTAAGATGCGTAGAAGATCGTCTGGGTCGGCGGGGACACGGAAGAGGTTGAGATCTTGAGTTACTAAGCGGGTTTGACGGTTGAATTTTCCAAATTGCCAAATATTTCCCGTGGATATTGCGCCATATATGATTGGTTGATCGGATTCAATCCATTGATCGATCGCGATCATTTCGATCGCAAGTTGTACAAAGCCTCTTTCTAAGTCTTCATTTTTAGCTTCAACAACAAGGAATGTCTGGTCATTTTGCAGAAGATAATCTAGGGAGCCTTTGAGTTGGTTACTTACGGCGACGGGATATTCAATGTTGAGGGTGGCTTGGGTGTAGTGGAGTACATCGGTTAATACTGGGGCAATTAGGAATTCTCGTCGCGCTATTTCACTTGTGAGACTTAGGCGGGGTAGACTTTCTTCGATGCGCGCTTTGAGATCGATCAGGCGATCTAGTGTGGATTCATAACGGGGGAATTGCAAGGATTGCCTTTGGAGAATAACGCCAAAATACGCGAGGATATCTTGTGATGCAAAGTTCAGTTTAAAATAATCTGCAAAACTATAGGATTGATCGGGCTGGATAATGGCGGTTCTGGGCATAATAATATATTTAATGATGAGCTTTTTCTGATTTTAGTGCTGGATGGTTGTACTAAAATTGGGAACATGTTTGTCTATATATTGCAGTATACAAGTTAAAACAAGAGAGCAGATGCGCGCCAAGATTGAGAACGAAGTTCTATTTATTCATCGAGAGGATGTGCCAAAGTATAACAAACAGGGCTCAATCGTCCGTAATAGCTACTTTTGGGCTTTGCGATCGATCGCAGGTCGATCTAACTCACGCTATGAATGGGAATTTGAATCAGAAGTATGGATTGCATTGCAGAGAATGTTAATCTCTTTTGCGGAGTCAGGATATTTGCCCACCCGCGAAACTCAGTTAGAATTTGCCCCTGAGACAGAAGAAATCCCCAAATTATTGCGATTAGTTTCCACAATTGCTATTGAAGAATAACGGGAAACCCTTAATTTATTTGTAGGGGCAATTCATGAATTGCCCCTACAAATAAATTATTGATGCTTGGGTCTT carries:
- a CDS encoding DUF2252 domain-containing protein, whose product is MANRNIRDRIYQFNLNQPRDPDLLKAKYEYMREDKENPFIFFRSTCHLFYEDLPIKSWFRKAPLVWICGDLHVENFGNYKADNRHVYFDINDFDEAVLAPCTWEIARLLTSIFVSTETYSVGLQVAEKLCQKFLNSYIQTISEGKAYWMGEDMAPPVIEDLLARKNQVKRRELLEERTVLDKETQKRSLKIDFKKAKPISDQQKQKVISFMEVFAAEQPNPKFFKLLDVAQRIAGKGSLGIERYVLLVEGKGSPDGNYLLDLKRALPSSLAAYNEWAQPKWESEGDRIVSIQKRLQAIPIAFLHSVTIGKDSFVLRGLQSTQSPTDHLKIEKWDDKLPHSEVLMQSLGQVVAWSHLRSSGRQGSAIVDQLIDFASKTKWKTEVMEYAKAYSQQVRLDWKEFCQYL